From the genome of Tripterygium wilfordii isolate XIE 37 chromosome 6, ASM1340144v1, whole genome shotgun sequence:
TATCCATGAGCCTCATGGCTACACCTATGCAGGGAAGCATCAGGAAGGTTGTGAATGCACTAATGAGGAATGAAGCAGACTCGGAACTGATGCCCAAGTCTGCTAAGAGAACTTCAACACCAGCGTCTTCGAGAATTTGAGGAGTGTAGTAAAGAACTCCATTAATGCCTGAGAACTGAACATGCATAGGAAGAGAGCAAACTAGTTTACCATACCGAACAAAACAGATATAACCTCAACCAaacaaaatggaaaattttaaaaGTCACAAAACATGGGAAACATAAGAGAAATCTTTTGCACTAAAGTTAGAACCAGTGACCTTTGGCTTTTAGATGACAGAAAAATGAAGACTTGCCGATCTTTGTACAAAATACAAAGGATCTAAATTCACCGggttttttttcatgaaaattAAGATTAGAATCACATGCACTAGTCCGTTACTTTCATTATCACATATCGAAATCAAAAGATTGATACACAGCAGTATGACACACCAAGTACTGTTAAGTACTAAATTTACGGGAAAAGTAGAATAAACTCTCCTAAGTAATTTCAATGGGTGTATCTTTGTGGAGGAAATGAGACAATTTAAGAAGTGAAATCAGAATCGATCCACAAATATGGATAAAATCCACTGCATACTACTTAAATGCAACTCCAACGGAGAATAAGTGAGCCAATAGAGGTAAATGAAATGGACCATGAAATACCTGCTGAAGCAACTGAATAAAGACCCCAACAATCAATGCATGTTTAACTCCTGGCTCAAAAAGAGCAGCAAAAGTTGGCCATTTTGAAGCAGTTTCTGCTGGATGAACCATTGCAGGTCCAATGGGATGCTGATCCAGAAGCTCCTTAGAGTAAAGGGCAGGCTGGCTTACCAAAGCAGCAGCCTGGATATACTCACCTTCACGAACATCACCTCCAGGAAGTGAAACGAGAGACCCACGCTGGGATCCAAGGGCTCCCTCCTGGTGCAAATATATCCTTTTAAATGCTTCACTTCTCTCACCCGCACGTTCTTTTTCAGGCAATTTCCATGCCAACTGCCAACCACCACCAATACCCATACTACCAACTGCTTCTTCCTCTCCTTGCATAAGACTGCTATGGGGTCTCATACTCAGAATACTGCCATGGGAAGTAGGACGAGGCATATCCTTCTCTATGCTAGTGGTCTGACGTGAGATCAATGGACTATGTAAATCATCATCAGAGTCTCCCCTGGCAGCCTCTGATGTATAGTCCTCATCTTCACCTTCACCTTCACCTTCTCTTTGAAGACTCTCTTCATCCCACCTTTCATCTTTTACTTGATGCTCTGCCATACTGAACATGCTACCAAAATTAGGAAAAAGCATACTTCGTGTGCTCCCTGTCTCAGGAAATTTCTCATGAATACTACCAAATAGAGTCACAAGAGGGTCCACGCTGCCATGGCGAGAAATGAGAGCAAGAGAACTCTGTCCAGTGACAGGTCTGGCAACCCAAGAAATCCCAGCTTCAGGGCCATATAATCTGATCTTATCTTTGTCAGCGTCTGCTTCATAACCAGCAGCAAGTTCGTCCTCAGCTGGACCGATAATGTACTCTTCTATGGATGTTTCACCTCCTATTGCCAGGCCTTCAACCAGTAAAGCCATCTCACCTGTGCATAAAGCAGGTTAAGCTAAATCCATGATCGAAATTTGTCACACATCATCACTCAAAATAAGGCAAGCAGCACAAAAGAGGTAGAGCTACACTAATCACCTAATAAAGCAAAGTTTCTCAATATTTGAAAGATCTTAAGGAAAATTTGGCAACAAATCCTTCATAAATCCCGAATACAGTGATTTCAGTGAGCTTTAAGGAGAATAAATGATGAATAACAGCATATCATAGGAATTGTATTACCCGAACAAGCAAAATATTAAATGTACTTCCAATCTTCCATCCATTGCAATTTAAGGAATTCGGCAGATATCGTGAATGGCATTTATTAAGAGATGAATCCAACTACAATCGTAATTCAGGTTAGACTTATGAAAGATTCCAGTATATTCTTATGATCTTATATATCAAGCAAAAGATCGATGTAGATTAAAACGCAAAGCTTAAGTGGAGGTTGGGTCTTAGTAGATGGAGAGGGAAAGTAAAGAATAAACCTTGTACGTCTGCTCTGCCACGTAGTCTCTGGAGAACCAGTTTTGCCTCGCGCATCTTTCCTTTGCTGACGAGCCACCGAGGAGATTCGGGCAAGTAAAATACTGTTAATGCAAAGTATAATAAAGAGGGAATGGAAAGTACCCCCAGCATCAACCTCCAACTTGGTGATGACGTCAATGACATACCAAAAATCATACAATATGACAAAAACATGCCACCTGAACCAGCAAATTGTGGAAGAGTGTTTAGCAATCCCCTTATCTCCGACGGGGCAGTCTCGGAGATATAGAGTGGAATCAGAGTAACTGCTAAACCGATTCCAAATCCATCTAACAGCCTTGCTATGCATAAGACAAAGACATTGGGAGACCATAGCATTATCAAACCACTAACAAAGTACAGCATTGATGAGATAATTAACATTGGACGCCGACCAAGCCAATCTGATATGGCCCCTGAGCATGTTGTAATGGCTGTGGCTCCAATGAGCGACATAGCCACAACAAGGCCTTCTACACTAGTTCCCAAAGCGAGGTCCTTCTTGATGTAAACAATAGCCCCTGAAATTCACCAGCAAGGAGTAAAAATCATGGAACCAGTAACTAAGAACGCCAAGACAAGAGATCTTCCACTGTCCTAACTTACGGAAACATGAAACAAAGTGCATACCCTAGAGAAATATATTGAAACTGTTCAAAATCAAAAAAGCCCATGGGAACACACCATGAACTTCAGAAAAATCTTCTACACTAAACATCAACCTTGAAATCTCAACTTTTACAATCAACATTTCCACGGTCAAAATGAAACACCATTCTAGATAATatcatacatataaaca
Proteins encoded in this window:
- the LOC120000150 gene encoding monosaccharide-sensing protein 2-like — protein: MKGAALVAIAATIGNFLQGWDNATIAGAIVYIKKDLALGTSVEGLVVAMSLIGATAITTCSGAISDWLGRRPMLIISSMLYFVSGLIMLWSPNVFVLCIARLLDGFGIGLAVTLIPLYISETAPSEIRGLLNTLPQFAGSGGMFLSYCMIFGMSLTSSPSWRLMLGVLSIPSLLYFALTVFYLPESPRWLVSKGKMREAKLVLQRLRGRADVQGEMALLVEGLAIGGETSIEEYIIGPAEDELAAGYEADADKDKIRLYGPEAGISWVARPVTGQSSLALISRHGSVDPLVTLFGSIHEKFPETGSTRSMLFPNFGSMFSMAEHQVKDERWDEESLQREGEGEGEDEDYTSEAARGDSDDDLHSPLISRQTTSIEKDMPRPTSHGSILSMRPHSSLMQGEEEAVGSMGIGGGWQLAWKLPEKERAGERSEAFKRIYLHQEGALGSQRGSLVSLPGGDVREGEYIQAAALVSQPALYSKELLDQHPIGPAMVHPAETASKWPTFAALFEPGVKHALIVGVFIQLLQQFSGINGVLYYTPQILEDAGVEVLLADLGISSESASFLISAFTTFLMLPCIGVAMRLMDISGRRQLLLTTIPVLIVSLIILILSELINLGSVVKAAISTACVIIYFCCFVSAYGPIPNILCAEIFPTRVRGVCIAICALFYWVSDIIVTYTLPVLLSSIGLAGLFGIYAVVCVISWIFVYLKVPETKGMPLEVITEFFAVGAKAVASKNEGGDHGTVH